A DNA window from Phragmites australis chromosome 11, lpPhrAust1.1, whole genome shotgun sequence contains the following coding sequences:
- the LOC133884409 gene encoding ABC transporter G family member 23: protein MEDLSSELDPALLMSTSTSSSSPPDSSSPSLSFYHPSPPHYTLAVRNLSCPAPRRASTCTALLPFLSSASPAPADDASVGLLKSVSFTASSSNILAVVGPSGAGKSTLLRILSGRGTGSEIAKPGTVSINGRTVTSRAQLRRLCGFVTQDDNLLPLLTVRETILFAARFRLRGAANAEDRSERVEALMRDLRLSEVADSYVGGGDGCGASAARGVSGGERKRVSIAVDIVHNPPVLLLDEPTSGLDSRSAMDVLQLLHDVSSARRQVVVLSIHQPSYRMLGYISSLLLLSRGAVAHFGTLKSLEDAVARLGHKIPMQLNPLELAMEVTGELKEDHARFAAHNDHHDEEEEVSLVNGRRGGLDVPDHGYCSRFTEVSALTVRCWRTMYRTRELFAARAAQAVVGGLGLGSVYFRLSPDNPDGVALRLGLFAFTLSFLLSSTVEALPILLHERRVLMREASRRAYRLSSYVVANALVFAPCLLAVSVLFSVPLYWLAGLRATPLVAFAFFVLAVWLIMLMASSLVLFLSALSPDFVLGNALICVFLGVFFLFSGYFIPKASIPRYWAFMYYVSMYRYPLDLLLINEYGGSARDKCVAWMGGNAMGVCLRTGGDVLRDRGINEGMKWVNVGVMLGFFLLYRVMCWVVLVRRASKTTL, encoded by the coding sequence ATGGAGGACCTGTCGTCGGAGCTGGACCCGGCGCTGCTCATGTCGACGTCGacgtcctcctcgtcgccgccggACTCGTCCTCGCCGTCCCTCTCCTTCTACCACCCGTCCCCTCCCCACTACACCCTCGCCGTCAGAAACCTCTCCTGCCCCGCCCCTCGCCGCGCATCCACGTGCACCGCCCTCCTACCGTTCTTGTCCTCTGCTTCACCGGCCCCCGCCGACGATGCCAGCGTGGGCCTACTCAAATCCGTGTCCTTCACGGCCTCCAGCTCCAACATCCTTGCCGTCGTTGGACCCAGCGGCGCGGGCAAGTCGACGCTCCTCCGCATCCTCTCCGGCCGCGGCACGGGCTCCGAGATCGCCAAGCCGGGCACGGTGTCCATCAACGGCCGCACCGTCACCTCCCGTGCGCAGCTGCGCCGGCTGTGCGGGTTCGTCACGCAGGACGACAACCTCCTCCCGCTGCTCACCGTCCGCGAGACCATCCTCTTCGCCGCACGGTTCAGGCTCCGCGGCGCCGCGAACGCCGAGGATCGCAGCGAGCGCGTGGAGGCGCTCATGCGGGATCTGCGCCTGTCCGAGGTGGCGGACAGCTacgtcggcggcggcgacgggtgCGGGGCGTCGGCGGCCCGCGGGGTGTCCGGCGGCGAGAGGAAGCGGGTCTCCATCGCGGTGGACATCGTGCACAACCCACCGGTGCTGCTGCTGGACGAGCCCACGTCGGGGCTGGACAGCCGGTCGGCCATGGACGTCCTGCAGCTGCTGCACGACGTGTCCAGCGCGCGGCGGCAGGTGGTGGTGCTCAGCATTCACCAGCCCAGCTACCGCATGCTCGGTTACATCTCCTCGCTGCTGCTTCTCTCCCGCGGCGCCGTCGCGCACTTCGGCACGCTCAAGTCGCTCGAGGACGCCGTGGCGCGCCTGGGCCACAAGATCCCTATGCAGCTCAACCCTCTCGAGCTCGCCATGGAGGTCACCGGCGAGCTCAAGGAGGACCACGCCAGGTTTGCCGCGCACAATGATCAtcacgacgaggaggaggaggtaagCCTTGTCAACGGCAGACGCGGCGGCCTCGACGTCCCAGATCACGGTTACTGCAGCCGCTTCACGGAGGTGTCAGCGCTGACCGTGCGCTGCTGGCGCACCATGTACCGCACGCGCGAGCTCTTCGCAGCCCGCGCGGCGCAGGCCGTGGTGGGTGGCCTCGGCCTGGGCAGCGTCTACTTCCGCCTCAGCCCGGACAACCCCGACGGCGTGGCGCTCCGACTGGGCCTCTTCGCCTTCACCCTCAGCTTCCTCCTCTCGTCCACCGTGGAGGCCCTGCCCATCCTCCTCCACGAGCGCCGCGTGCTCATGCGGGAGGCCTCCCGCCGCGCGTACCGCCTCTCCTCCTACGTGGTCGCCAACGCGCTCGTCTTCGCGCCGTGCCTCCTCGCCGTGTCCGTTCTCTTCTCGGTGCCCCTCTACTGGCTCGCCGGCCTCCGCGCGACGCCACTCGTCGCCTTCGCCTTCTTCGTTCTCGCCGTCTGGCTCATCATGCTCATGGCCAGCTCCCTGGTGCTCTTCCTCAGCGCGTTGTCACCGGACTTCGTTCTTGGGAACGCCCTCATCTGCGTGTTCCTGGGcgtgttcttcctcttctccggcTACTTCATCCCGAAGGCTAGCATCCCGAGGTACTGGGCGTTCATGTACTACGTGTCCATGTACAGGTACCCGCTGGACTTGCTGCTCATCAATGAGTACGGGGGCAGCGCCAGGGACAAATGCGTGGCATGGATGGGAGGAAACGCCATGGGCGTGTGCTTGAGGACCGGCGGCGACGTGCTCAGGGACAGAGGGATCAACGAGGGGATGAAATGGGTCAACGTCGGGGTCATGCTGGGGTTCTTCCTGCTGTACAGGGTCATGTGCTGGGTTGTGCTCGTCAGGAGGGCCTCCAAGACCACCCTCTGA